The Paenibacillus tianjinensis genome has a window encoding:
- a CDS encoding DUF4956 domain-containing protein, with the protein MLDSIFTAVSDNTALTFGNAVLTILISLALGALISLTYMKTSPAGYTQSFTLTMVLLPVIVAIIILLIGSNVARAFSLAGAFSIIRFRSAPGDPKDITFVLFTMASGLACGVGAYGYAVLFTIILCLIMVILNRTGFGVRKSMQKTLKVTIPENLGYEEAFAEVFNKFNVAYELKKVRTTELGSLYELVYNVTLDEHTSQKEFLDAIRTRNGNLDLSLTMCPTTTEY; encoded by the coding sequence ATGCTTGATTCCATCTTCACCGCCGTCTCTGACAATACGGCTTTAACCTTTGGCAACGCGGTTCTGACGATCCTGATCTCCCTGGCGCTTGGCGCGCTGATCAGCCTGACCTATATGAAGACCAGCCCTGCCGGTTACACGCAAAGTTTCACCCTCACCATGGTGCTGCTGCCGGTCATTGTTGCCATTATCATTCTCCTGATCGGCAGCAACGTTGCCAGAGCCTTCAGTCTGGCCGGAGCGTTCTCGATTATCCGCTTCAGAAGTGCGCCCGGTGATCCTAAGGACATCACCTTTGTCCTGTTCACCATGGCATCGGGCCTAGCCTGCGGCGTTGGCGCTTACGGTTACGCGGTCCTGTTCACCATCATTCTCTGCCTCATCATGGTGATCCTGAACCGTACAGGCTTTGGCGTTAGAAAATCGATGCAGAAAACACTCAAGGTTACGATTCCTGAGAATCTGGGCTATGAGGAGGCTTTTGCTGAAGTATTCAACAAATTCAATGTCGCTTATGAGCTGAAAAAGGTCAGAACCACCGAGCTCGGCAGCCTCTATGAGCTGGTGTATAACGTTACCCTTGATGAGCACACGAGCCAGAAGGAATTCCTGGATGCCATCCGCACCCGGAACGGCAACCTGGATCTATCGCTTACGATGTGCCCCACTACCACGGAATACTAA
- a CDS encoding sensor histidine kinase, protein MFTKLRNRFLIVNLVTISVMMLVAFATIYVINYLDVHNDINRDLQRSVELYQKPGNGERHGGITGGFDGGADGGIDDGMQRQDGGSFGKIGDPPPERLISFMIETDAEWNQVGTPASQLTMDDEFYAQALQEAVDMDTTRGQFELDGSLWIFEIKPTTDGHKLVFLDITARQKILTNLIYTFSLVGVVMLIILYFTSRYFANRSIKPVKEAFDKQKQFIADASHELKTPLAIINTNTDVLLANEEDTIFNQSKWLHYIKSETERMAKLTNDLLYLTEMDDSRTGMVHAPFNISEAVENNILTMEAVIFEKNVALEYDIEPNLTVQGNSEQIKQVVMILLDNAVKYTGPKGEVTLSLRRQYNDVVLAVTNTGEGIAPEHLTRIFDRFYRTDTSRARKQGGYGLGLAIAKSIVEQQHKGKIYAKSVAGESTTFYVQLSQ, encoded by the coding sequence ATGTTCACAAAGCTCAGAAACCGCTTCTTGATTGTGAACCTGGTGACGATCTCCGTAATGATGCTGGTCGCCTTTGCTACCATCTATGTTATTAACTACCTGGATGTTCATAATGATATCAACAGGGATCTGCAGCGGAGCGTGGAATTGTACCAGAAGCCCGGCAACGGGGAGCGCCACGGCGGGATTACCGGTGGATTTGATGGCGGCGCGGATGGCGGGATTGACGACGGAATGCAGCGTCAGGACGGCGGTTCATTCGGCAAAATAGGGGATCCTCCGCCGGAGCGTCTGATTTCCTTCATGATTGAAACGGATGCCGAGTGGAACCAGGTAGGGACACCTGCATCACAGCTAACCATGGATGACGAGTTTTATGCTCAGGCGCTGCAGGAAGCCGTGGACATGGATACCACCCGGGGACAATTCGAGCTGGACGGCAGTCTCTGGATCTTTGAGATCAAGCCGACCACTGACGGGCATAAGCTCGTATTCCTTGACATTACCGCCAGACAGAAGATTCTTACAAACCTGATCTATACCTTCTCTCTTGTCGGTGTCGTGATGCTGATTATCCTGTATTTCACCAGCCGCTACTTTGCGAACCGTTCCATCAAGCCGGTAAAGGAAGCCTTCGATAAGCAAAAGCAGTTCATCGCCGACGCCTCCCATGAGCTGAAAACACCGCTGGCCATCATCAATACCAATACCGATGTGCTGTTAGCCAATGAGGAAGACACGATTTTTAACCAGTCCAAATGGCTGCATTATATCAAATCAGAGACAGAGCGGATGGCGAAGCTGACCAATGATCTGCTCTATCTGACGGAAATGGATGATTCCCGCACCGGCATGGTTCACGCTCCCTTCAACATCAGTGAAGCGGTTGAGAATAACATCCTGACTATGGAAGCCGTCATCTTCGAGAAGAATGTCGCGCTGGAGTATGACATTGAGCCTAATCTGACCGTTCAAGGCAACAGTGAGCAGATTAAGCAGGTTGTCATGATTCTGCTGGACAATGCCGTGAAATATACGGGGCCGAAAGGCGAGGTGACCCTGTCTCTGCGCAGACAGTATAACGATGTAGTGCTGGCCGTCACCAATACCGGAGAGGGGATCGCTCCAGAGCATCTCACCCGGATCTTCGACCGGTTCTACCGGACCGATACGTCCCGTGCACGTAAGCAAGGCGGCTACGGACTCGGTCTCGCGATTGCCAAATCGATCGTCGAGCAGCAGCATAAAGGCAAGATCTACGCGAAAAGCGTGGCCGGTGAATCCACTACGTTCTATGTCCAGCTGTCCCAATAG
- a CDS encoding polyphosphate polymerase domain-containing protein, protein MAIEVFNRYENKYLFDTAAYHQLYNELLEYMEPDDYNKQHEFYSITNLYYDTPSNTLIRNSLSKPKYKEKLRLRAYGVPDGDSKVYLEIKKKVFGLVNKRRTPLKLHEAYDFVRTGNPPEYKDYMNKQVVEEIKYFLSCYDLKPMVYLSYDRKALFCKNNRDLRITFDTNIRSRRYDLKMEHGTHGELLMEPGQWLMEVKAEKTIPVWLSKMLSEHQMYRTSFSKYGNEYKKMLRNSKVESESVLYA, encoded by the coding sequence ATGGCTATCGAGGTATTCAACCGGTATGAGAACAAGTACTTGTTCGATACTGCAGCCTACCACCAGCTCTATAATGAACTGCTCGAATATATGGAACCGGATGATTACAACAAACAGCATGAGTTTTATTCCATTACTAATCTGTACTACGATACACCGAGCAACACACTGATCCGCAACAGCCTGTCCAAGCCGAAATACAAAGAGAAGCTTCGCCTCAGAGCTTACGGTGTTCCGGACGGAGACTCTAAAGTCTACCTAGAAATCAAGAAAAAGGTCTTCGGTCTCGTCAACAAAAGAAGAACCCCGCTCAAGCTGCACGAGGCTTATGATTTTGTCCGCACAGGCAACCCGCCGGAATACAAGGACTACATGAACAAGCAGGTGGTTGAGGAAATCAAGTACTTCCTGAGCTGTTATGACCTTAAACCGATGGTGTATCTCTCGTACGACCGCAAAGCGCTGTTCTGCAAAAATAACCGTGATCTCAGAATCACCTTCGATACGAATATCAGAAGCCGGCGGTACGACCTCAAGATGGAGCATGGCACGCATGGTGAGCTGCTGATGGAGCCGGGTCAATGGCTGATGGAGGTCAAAGCCGAGAAGACGATCCCGGTCTGGCTGTCCAAAATGCTCTCAGAGCACCAGATGTACCGCACCAGCTTCTCCAAATACGGCAATGAATATAAAAAAATGCTGAGAAACAGCAAAGTAGAAAGCGAGAGTGTCCTGTATGCTTGA
- a CDS encoding response regulator transcription factor, producing MRILIVEDEVHLAEAVTQILKKHNYSVDAVHDGRSGMDYALSGIYDLLLLDIMMPELDGISLLRALRTKGVATPVIFLTAKGEITDMVTGLDYGADDYIAKPFSSEELLARIRAVLRRKGEILPDDALKFGDLELNTTNLRLTVSGKEMKLNLKESELLELLILRKQSVTSKEQIIEKLWGFDSEAEHNNVEVYISFLRKKLTFLGSGTRISTIRNVGYVLEVNA from the coding sequence ATGAGAATATTAATCGTCGAAGATGAGGTGCATCTGGCCGAGGCCGTAACCCAAATCTTGAAAAAACATAATTATTCGGTCGACGCGGTGCATGACGGCAGATCGGGCATGGACTACGCGCTGAGCGGGATCTATGATCTCCTGCTGCTTGACATCATGATGCCGGAGCTGGATGGAATCAGCCTGCTGCGGGCGCTCCGGACCAAGGGTGTAGCCACTCCTGTCATCTTCCTGACTGCAAAAGGAGAAATTACCGATATGGTGACCGGGCTGGACTACGGGGCCGATGACTATATTGCCAAGCCCTTTTCGTCGGAGGAGCTGCTGGCGAGAATCCGTGCAGTGCTGCGGCGTAAAGGTGAGATTCTGCCGGATGATGCGCTGAAGTTCGGGGATCTGGAGCTGAATACAACCAATCTGCGGCTTACAGTGAGCGGTAAGGAAATGAAACTGAACCTGAAGGAGAGCGAGCTGCTGGAGCTGCTTATTCTGCGTAAGCAATCCGTAACCTCCAAGGAGCAGATTATCGAGAAGCTGTGGGGGTTCGATTCGGAAGCAGAGCATAACAATGTGGAGGTGTACATCTCTTTTCTGCGTAAAAAGCTGACGTTCCTCGGCTCGGGGACACGGATCAGCACGATACGGAATGTAGGCTATGTATTAGAGGTGAATGCCTGA
- a CDS encoding SDR family NAD(P)-dependent oxidoreductase: MMKTALVTGANKGIGLEIARQLGAAGWKVLLGARSIERGKAAVAELTGQGLDVEFLQLDMTNQESIEQAVATIQTRYSDLALLINNAGMPGAFSSSFSATREEDLRNAFEVNFFGTFRLNQRLFPLLKQNEGTIVNVSTDMASLHFMQHAEHALNAFDYNASKTANNAMTVAMAIELKNSNAQVFAVTPGFTKTDLNGNAEGGKSKEDGAAIIVGYATDGKRHNGEFLDVNGVYAW; encoded by the coding sequence ATGATGAAGACAGCTTTGGTAACTGGCGCAAATAAAGGGATTGGACTGGAAATCGCAAGACAGCTCGGGGCAGCGGGCTGGAAGGTATTACTCGGTGCACGCAGCATAGAGCGGGGTAAGGCCGCAGTTGCCGAATTAACCGGCCAGGGCCTGGATGTGGAGTTTCTACAGCTGGATATGACGAATCAGGAGAGCATTGAACAGGCCGTTGCCACTATTCAGACACGCTACTCCGATCTGGCACTTTTGATTAACAATGCCGGCATGCCGGGGGCGTTCTCCAGCTCGTTCAGCGCGACCCGGGAGGAGGATTTGCGGAACGCTTTTGAAGTGAATTTCTTCGGAACCTTCCGGTTGAACCAGCGTTTGTTCCCGCTCCTGAAGCAGAATGAAGGTACGATTGTGAATGTTTCGACGGATATGGCCTCGCTTCACTTCATGCAGCACGCGGAGCATGCGCTGAATGCGTTCGACTACAACGCCTCCAAAACAGCCAACAATGCGATGACCGTCGCGATGGCCATAGAGCTAAAGAACAGCAACGCCCAGGTATTCGCAGTCACCCCCGGGTTCACGAAGACCGATCTGAACGGCAATGCCGAAGGCGGGAAATCCAAGGAAGACGGGGCTGCAATTATCGTAGGCTACGCCACAGACGGCAAGCGCCATAATGGAGAATTTTTGGATGTGAATGGCGTTTACGCCTGGTAA
- a CDS encoding copper amine oxidase N-terminal domain-containing protein translates to MIELKKLQSKLAILMLCLSLFIPVLASAHEVDTNGAAPNLQVTLGELLGEHALLAVIAMQKGYDGAADFGDAAAALGKNTDDLSAAIASVYGQAAGDAFKPIWSSHIGYFVDYVKATAAKDEPGRQKAVAELEEYRMKQAEFFHNANPEHFQTAAIADGLKMHIGHLLDAFNSYVNKDYAGAYADTRTSYAHMFMTAAALSAGIEAQFPAKFPAESVASPGIDLRAGLGQLLGEHATLAALAMQKGIDGAPDFTAAAGALNSNTEDLSAAIASVYGKAAGDAFKTIWTSHIGYFVDYVKTTAAGDEAGRQKAVAELEEYRMKQAAFFHSANPAYFETAAIAGGLKMHIGHLLDTFNSYVNKDFANAYTFERTAYAHMFMTASELTGGIVAQFPDKFHGKTAAPAADMTTISMMTGSTAVTVNGKTSKMDVTPVMKKGSIFIPLRYLGEAIGVDVTWDNTKKTLWIKDGANTAVFWAGQSYMELNGQRKNIGAPVFLDKGRVQVPVRFIAELLGWDVKWTQSNGAITLTKSMMTATASVEHSH, encoded by the coding sequence GTGATCGAATTGAAAAAACTGCAAAGTAAGCTGGCTATCTTGATGCTGTGTCTGAGTTTATTTATACCTGTGCTTGCCAGTGCCCATGAAGTGGACACGAACGGGGCCGCACCAAATTTACAGGTAACACTGGGTGAGCTGCTCGGGGAGCATGCCCTGCTGGCTGTAATTGCGATGCAAAAAGGCTATGACGGAGCCGCAGATTTCGGGGATGCCGCCGCCGCTCTGGGCAAGAATACAGATGACCTCAGTGCAGCGATCGCTTCCGTCTACGGGCAGGCCGCAGGCGATGCCTTCAAACCCATCTGGTCCTCCCATATCGGCTACTTCGTAGACTATGTGAAAGCCACTGCCGCTAAAGACGAACCCGGCCGTCAAAAAGCCGTTGCTGAACTGGAAGAGTACCGGATGAAGCAGGCGGAGTTCTTCCACAATGCCAATCCGGAGCATTTCCAAACGGCGGCCATTGCAGACGGTCTGAAAATGCACATCGGACACCTGCTGGATGCCTTCAACAGCTATGTGAATAAGGATTATGCCGGTGCTTATGCGGACACCCGGACTTCCTATGCGCATATGTTCATGACCGCTGCGGCACTGTCCGCCGGAATTGAGGCCCAGTTCCCTGCTAAATTCCCTGCAGAGTCTGTAGCCTCACCGGGAATCGACCTGCGGGCCGGACTTGGACAATTGCTTGGTGAGCATGCCACCCTCGCCGCACTTGCGATGCAAAAAGGCATCGACGGTGCACCTGACTTTACCGCTGCAGCAGGTGCCCTGAACAGCAATACCGAGGACCTGTCTGCGGCAATTGCCTCCGTATACGGCAAGGCTGCCGGCGATGCCTTTAAGACGATCTGGACTTCCCATATCGGATATTTTGTGGATTATGTAAAGACAACTGCGGCGGGTGATGAAGCCGGACGGCAGAAGGCCGTTGCTGAGCTGGAAGAATACCGGATGAAGCAGGCTGCGTTCTTCCATAGCGCAAATCCCGCTTACTTTGAAACAGCAGCCATCGCCGGGGGGCTGAAGATGCACATCGGCCACCTGCTGGATACCTTCAACAGCTATGTAAATAAAGACTTCGCTAACGCGTATACCTTCGAACGCACCGCCTATGCCCATATGTTCATGACGGCAAGTGAGCTAACCGGCGGCATCGTCGCCCAGTTCCCGGATAAGTTCCACGGGAAAACTGCAGCACCGGCTGCGGACATGACAACCATCTCGATGATGACAGGCAGCACAGCTGTAACCGTTAACGGTAAAACCAGCAAGATGGATGTCACCCCAGTCATGAAAAAAGGCAGCATCTTCATCCCGCTCCGTTACCTCGGCGAAGCCATTGGCGTCGATGTCACCTGGGACAACACTAAGAAAACGCTCTGGATCAAGGACGGCGCGAACACCGCAGTCTTCTGGGCCGGACAATCCTACATGGAGCTGAACGGGCAGCGCAAGAACATCGGAGCTCCTGTCTTCCTGGATAAGGGCCGCGTTCAGGTTCCTGTGCGCTTCATCGCCGAATTGCTCGGCTGGGATGTGAAGTGGACTCAGAGTAATGGGGCGATTACGCTGACGAAGTCAATGATGACAGCAACGGCGAGCGTGGAGCACAGTCACTAA
- a CDS encoding MerR family transcriptional regulator has product MKIFTIGQVAKQVGLNIGAIRFYERKGLLEPAVRNEQNNRLYSEDVIGWLEFLKCLRETGMSVEEVKRYYDMVKTGTSTLPERTKLIEDQRQALLEDIEKKKAQLVHLEHKLERYYRGENY; this is encoded by the coding sequence ATGAAGATTTTTACGATTGGACAGGTTGCCAAGCAGGTAGGGCTGAACATAGGAGCAATCCGGTTCTATGAACGCAAAGGATTGCTGGAGCCGGCGGTCCGCAATGAACAGAACAACCGGCTGTACAGTGAGGATGTGATCGGCTGGCTGGAATTTCTGAAATGCCTGCGTGAGACGGGAATGAGTGTGGAAGAGGTTAAGAGGTATTACGACATGGTCAAGACGGGAACGTCTACCCTTCCGGAGCGAACGAAGCTCATTGAGGACCAGAGGCAGGCGCTGCTGGAGGATATCGAGAAGAAGAAAGCGCAGCTTGTTCACCTGGAGCATAAGCTGGAGCGGTATTACCGCGGGGAGAATTATTAG
- a CDS encoding SGNH/GDSL hydrolase family protein: MKENGKLKEAALSEVAHLKVHGRTTGSLAPLTLFWTGSAVEFNAKGSELWVEVEADYDVYEPWISIEINSFPVSRQMLTAGRYWVCVFRGMNENAVKNIRIVKELQAMSDDPRCCLQIHAVRFDGEFLPVPDRALKLEFIGDSITSGEGVIGAKAEEDWIPMWFSATGNYTAMTAEALKADYRVLSQSGWGVLTSWDNNPNHNLPDYYGQVCGVLGGERNEALGASQGNDFEAWQPDAVIVNLGTNDGGAFYSPEWTDPVTGQVYKQRLNDDGTFNAEDLQAFEAAAESFLVKLRQYNPEAHIVWVYGMLGLPMMPAIYRAVNSYTAKSGDRKASVFQLPNITEDSVGARSHPGKLAHEQAARVLSAYLQEILHS, translated from the coding sequence ATGAAAGAGAACGGGAAGCTAAAGGAAGCGGCCTTATCCGAAGTTGCACATCTGAAGGTTCACGGCAGAACCACGGGGAGTCTTGCTCCCCTGACCCTGTTCTGGACAGGGAGCGCAGTTGAATTCAATGCCAAGGGCTCAGAGCTGTGGGTGGAGGTAGAGGCGGATTACGATGTCTATGAACCGTGGATCAGCATAGAGATCAATTCCTTTCCTGTCAGCAGACAGATGTTAACGGCAGGCAGGTATTGGGTCTGTGTATTCAGAGGCATGAATGAGAATGCTGTGAAGAATATCCGGATTGTCAAGGAGCTGCAAGCCATGAGCGACGATCCGCGGTGCTGCCTGCAGATACACGCCGTCCGGTTCGACGGGGAGTTCCTGCCGGTTCCGGACCGGGCGCTGAAGCTGGAGTTCATCGGGGACAGCATCACTTCAGGTGAAGGCGTGATCGGAGCGAAGGCGGAGGAAGACTGGATTCCGATGTGGTTCAGCGCAACCGGCAATTATACGGCCATGACCGCGGAAGCGCTGAAGGCGGATTACCGTGTGCTCTCCCAGAGCGGATGGGGTGTGCTGACGAGCTGGGACAATAATCCGAACCACAATCTGCCTGATTATTACGGTCAGGTCTGCGGGGTGCTCGGCGGGGAACGGAACGAAGCGCTCGGAGCTTCTCAGGGGAATGACTTTGAAGCGTGGCAGCCGGATGCAGTGATCGTTAATCTGGGCACCAATGACGGCGGCGCTTTTTACTCTCCAGAATGGACCGATCCGGTCACTGGCCAAGTCTATAAACAGCGGTTGAACGATGACGGCACCTTCAACGCAGAAGATCTGCAGGCTTTCGAGGCCGCGGCGGAGTCGTTCCTTGTGAAGCTCAGACAATATAACCCGGAGGCGCATATTGTGTGGGTATACGGAATGCTGGGACTTCCGATGATGCCGGCGATCTACCGCGCGGTTAACAGCTACACGGCGAAGTCAGGAGACCGGAAGGCCTCTGTCTTCCAGCTGCCTAATATTACAGAGGACAGCGTAGGCGCAAGGAGTCATCCCGGCAAATTAGCCCATGAGCAGGCCGCCAGGGTGTTAAGCGCCTATTTGCAAGAAATTTTGCATAGTTGA
- a CDS encoding DUF421 domain-containing protein: MTYTEILIRAILSVLLLLFIPKILGKQTISNMTFHDFVTSITLGSLAANLAFNVSLKASYLVLALVVFTATAFLLSVLALKNRKMRSWISGSPTVLIEDGKIMENNMKKIRYTLDSLDQSLREKGIFNIEEVDYAVLEDNGEVSVLKKEAYQFVTKKDMGIPQRAQDFPVELIMDGVLVEDNLKLHGLTREWLESELRKKQKGKTLADVFYAVKGTQQQLVFDFYEDGIRQPLDQE, translated from the coding sequence ATGACCTATACTGAAATTTTGATCCGGGCGATTCTATCGGTGCTACTGCTGCTGTTCATTCCCAAAATACTGGGCAAGCAGACGATTTCCAATATGACCTTTCATGATTTTGTGACCAGTATTACGCTGGGCTCTCTTGCGGCCAACCTTGCGTTTAATGTCAGCCTGAAAGCCTCATATTTAGTCTTGGCCCTTGTGGTGTTTACGGCTACCGCTTTTCTGCTGTCGGTCCTGGCTCTAAAAAACCGCAAGATGAGAAGCTGGATCTCCGGCTCTCCTACCGTACTCATTGAAGATGGCAAGATCATGGAAAACAACATGAAAAAGATCCGCTATACCCTGGATTCGCTGGACCAATCCTTAAGGGAGAAGGGAATCTTCAACATCGAAGAAGTGGACTACGCCGTGCTTGAAGACAATGGAGAGGTCTCTGTATTGAAGAAGGAAGCCTACCAGTTTGTCACCAAAAAGGATATGGGAATTCCTCAGCGTGCGCAGGATTTTCCCGTGGAGCTGATTATGGATGGTGTGCTGGTAGAGGACAATCTGAAGCTGCACGGGCTGACCCGGGAATGGCTGGAGAGCGAGCTTCGGAAGAAACAGAAGGGAAAGACGCTGGCAGATGTGTTCTATGCGGTAAAAGGCACACAGCAGCAGCTGGTATTCGATTTCTATGAGGACGGAATCCGTCAGCCGCTGGATCAGGAGTAA
- a CDS encoding sporulation protein, which translates to MSMFKRMLASAGIGAAEVNLMLHQDVVRAGDTLSGIVRIQGGRVDQKVDDVYAFVKTRYVKEHNDTKSNAEAAIAKFLLASGFTVEAEKVYEFPVSFQLPAVTPVTMGRTPVWIQTGLDIKEAVDPKDEDHLQVLPHPHSAVVLDAVTQLGFRLREVSCEYAPHYGKNNGLPFVQEFEFSPSSQFRGQLDELEIMFYPNEHGVELLLQVDRRARGLSGLFAEALDADESFVKLHFDRNQLAAGTGYIADQLLAAIRRYA; encoded by the coding sequence ATGTCCATGTTTAAAAGAATGCTTGCAAGCGCCGGAATTGGTGCCGCCGAAGTTAATCTCATGCTTCATCAGGATGTGGTTAGAGCAGGAGATACACTCAGCGGAATCGTCCGTATTCAGGGCGGCCGCGTAGATCAGAAGGTTGATGATGTGTACGCCTTCGTCAAGACCCGTTATGTGAAGGAGCATAATGATACCAAAAGCAATGCGGAAGCGGCGATAGCCAAGTTTCTGCTTGCCTCCGGATTCACCGTGGAAGCGGAGAAGGTCTATGAGTTCCCTGTATCCTTCCAGCTTCCTGCAGTTACTCCGGTAACGATGGGCAGAACTCCCGTATGGATTCAGACAGGGCTTGATATCAAAGAAGCCGTGGATCCGAAGGACGAGGATCATCTCCAGGTGCTGCCGCATCCGCATTCGGCGGTTGTACTCGATGCAGTAACCCAGCTTGGCTTCCGGCTCCGTGAGGTCAGCTGTGAATATGCTCCTCATTACGGCAAGAACAACGGACTCCCCTTCGTTCAGGAATTTGAGTTCTCACCTTCCAGCCAATTCCGCGGCCAGCTTGATGAGCTGGAAATCATGTTCTACCCGAATGAGCATGGCGTTGAGCTGCTGCTGCAGGTCGACCGCAGAGCACGCGGATTATCCGGACTGTTCGCCGAAGCGCTCGATGCGGATGAGAGCTTCGTGAAGCTTCACTTTGACCGCAATCAACTGGCAGCAGGAACCGGCTATATCGCCGACCAGCTGCTCGCAGCAATCCGCAGATACGCTTAA
- a CDS encoding anti-sigma factor: MTEERNDLCEWAELYALGALQDDEMERFEVHLQECPECEKLVKEYRQVIGMLPLASEPVAPPLGMKKRVMSSVFKADAPVQVERKPVIEAPKLPVVERETTVEAAAPAARRLPVWRYLSTGLAAAVVVLLVYTGQLREDVGRLKQQVAVSTEPLQGLKVNEAVALSPAAADIAAKGLATIIADKSGTHLVVQAEQLPELKGTEVYQVWLIKGGVPQNAGTFVSQGGNGALYYTFEPQEYDTVAITLEPDGGGVTPRGQIVLAAPIKQG, encoded by the coding sequence ATGACTGAAGAGAGAAATGACTTATGCGAATGGGCTGAATTGTATGCGCTAGGCGCACTTCAGGATGATGAAATGGAGCGGTTCGAGGTTCATTTACAGGAATGTCCGGAATGTGAGAAACTGGTAAAGGAATACCGCCAGGTAATCGGCATGCTCCCTCTTGCCTCTGAGCCTGTTGCACCGCCGCTGGGGATGAAAAAGCGGGTTATGTCTTCTGTATTCAAGGCAGATGCACCGGTTCAAGTAGAGCGGAAACCTGTAATTGAGGCCCCTAAGCTGCCTGTAGTGGAGCGGGAGACTACAGTGGAAGCTGCTGCGCCGGCGGCCAGAAGATTGCCCGTCTGGCGCTATCTCAGCACTGGGCTCGCAGCAGCGGTTGTGGTGCTGCTCGTCTATACCGGCCAGCTGCGCGAGGATGTCGGCCGGCTGAAGCAGCAGGTAGCTGTCAGTACAGAGCCGCTGCAGGGTCTCAAGGTGAATGAGGCGGTTGCGCTGAGTCCGGCTGCCGCGGATATTGCGGCGAAAGGCCTGGCAACCATTATCGCAGACAAGAGCGGGACGCATCTTGTGGTACAGGCCGAGCAGCTGCCGGAGCTAAAGGGTACAGAGGTCTATCAGGTCTGGCTGATCAAGGGCGGCGTCCCGCAGAATGCGGGCACCTTCGTGTCACAGGGCGGCAACGGGGCGCTGTATTATACCTTTGAGCCGCAGGAATACGACACCGTGGCAATCACGCTGGAGCCGGATGGCGGCGGAGTAACCCCCAGAGGACAGATTGTGCTGGCGGCACCGATCAAGCAAGGATAA
- a CDS encoding sigma-70 family RNA polymerase sigma factor, producing MYDVADDGQLMELIRQKDPAALEMLYDRYEGIIYSFAHRIVKDSMAAEEVMQELFMRIWKNAEQYDSAKGKLSTWMFTVTRNIAIDQLRKKNSGIPQQSAGSEELQQIRDTGTMTEDMVELMMVGEQVREALQELSRDQQQVVDLIYYQGLTQQEVAIRVAVPLGTVKSRVRLAMKQLQKRLIHWGRRDHAHD from the coding sequence TTGTACGATGTCGCTGACGACGGGCAGTTGATGGAGCTTATCAGGCAAAAAGACCCGGCTGCCCTCGAAATGCTCTACGACCGGTATGAAGGAATCATCTATAGCTTTGCGCACCGGATTGTGAAGGATTCGATGGCGGCCGAGGAAGTGATGCAGGAATTGTTTATGCGAATTTGGAAGAACGCAGAGCAATATGACTCCGCCAAGGGTAAGCTTTCGACCTGGATGTTTACGGTTACACGGAATATTGCCATTGACCAGCTCCGTAAAAAGAATTCAGGAATTCCGCAGCAGTCTGCCGGTTCTGAGGAATTGCAGCAGATCCGCGATACCGGAACCATGACCGAGGATATGGTCGAGCTGATGATGGTCGGAGAGCAGGTAAGAGAGGCTCTGCAGGAGCTGAGCCGGGACCAGCAGCAGGTAGTGGATCTGATCTATTACCAGGGTCTGACGCAGCAGGAGGTAGCGATTCGTGTTGCCGTCCCGCTGGGTACGGTCAAGAGCAGGGTCAGGCTGGCTATGAAGCAGCTGCAGAAGCGGTTAATCCACTGGGGAAGGAGGGATCATGCTCATGACTGA